The Gemmatimonadales bacterium genome segment CAAATCACCCCTGACGGGCCCGATCTCGAATCTCGGCCACGGCAAGGCCAGCGAGCGTCGATATCAGGACTACGCCAGCCAGCTTGGCGCCGCGAGACCAGCGTGATCCGAGCGCGAGTCGTTGGACGTTGCGGTTCAGATCCACGACGATCGCGACACCGGCCGCCGCGAGGCCAGCCTTGGCGCCGGCAATCAGGGCAGAGGCGGCGAGACCACCAGCGTCGTCCCGGACACGCCGAGCGGTTTGCTTGATCGAACGAGAGAGTTTGGCCATCGAGTCCTCGATCCGTTGCGTGCAGCTGCTACTCGAGAGACGCTCGCCAGGCCTGGCTGGTGCACCTGCCAGGTCAGCCCCTCTTCGAGGACGAGCGTCCGGTGCGCGCTCGACCTGGCACCGTGCGGCGCCGGCACCTGGCATCCCGGAGGCCGCTGCGGCACTTTCCAGCGTCAGCCCGACACCACCTCCCAACGGTCCGGTCCCCATGAAGCGACGTCACTTCATTCGATCCGCTTCGGCACTGGCAGCCGCGCCCCTCCTCCGGTTCCGGCCCAGGCAGGAGCCACGGCACGTCAACGGCGCCCGGCTCAACGGCTGGCTCGAGCGATTCGACAGCGTCGGCCGGACTGCCGGCGGCATCAATCGCGTTGCCTACTCCGAAGCGGATCTCGCTGGCCGCCAGTTTGCCCTGAGTCTGCTTCGCGAGGCAGAGCTTGCGCCTCGCATCGACGCCGCCGGAAACATCCTGGCCCGGGTCCCTGGCGCCGATCCGTCGCTGCCCCCCATCGTGATCGGCTCGCACATCGATTCGGTCACCGACGGCGGCAACTTCGATGGTCCGGTCGGCTCGTTTGCCGGTATCGAGATCGCCCGCTCGCTGCGGGAACAGGCCATCCGGCTCCGGCACCCGCTCGAGGTCGCGATCTGGGCCAACGAGGAGGGCGGCGTGATCGGCAGTAAGCTGGCCATTGGCGATCGGGCGAATGTCGACCTCGACAGCGTGGCGCGCTCCGGCCGAAGCATTCGTGAGGGCATCGGTCTGATCGGCGGCAACCTGGCGCGGCTCGACGACGAGGTCCGCCCCAAAGGCAGCGCCCGCTGCTACCTGGAACTGCACATCGAACAGGGCGGTCTGCTCGAGCAGGCAGGGCTGTCGATCGGCGTCGTTCAGGGCATCGTCGGCTTGCGATGGTTCGAGGTGACGATCGAGGGATTTGCCAACCACGCGGGCACCACCCCGATGGATCGGCGCCAGGATGCCATGCTGGCCGCGGCTCAGTTCACGGTGGCGGTCAACCAGGCTGTGCGCAGCGAGCCAGGGCGTCAGGTCGCGACCGTCGGCCGCCTGGTGCCGAACCCGAACATGACGAACGTGGTTCCCGGCCGGGTCACCCTGACCGTCGATCTGCGCGATCTCGAC includes the following:
- a CDS encoding Zn-dependent hydrolase, producing MKRRHFIRSASALAAAPLLRFRPRQEPRHVNGARLNGWLERFDSVGRTAGGINRVAYSEADLAGRQFALSLLREAELAPRIDAAGNILARVPGADPSLPPIVIGSHIDSVTDGGNFDGPVGSFAGIEIARSLREQAIRLRHPLEVAIWANEEGGVIGSKLAIGDRANVDLDSVARSGRSIREGIGLIGGNLARLDDEVRPKGSARCYLELHIEQGGLLEQAGLSIGVVQGIVGLRWFEVTIEGFANHAGTTPMDRRQDAMLAAAQFTVAVNQAVRSEPGRQVATVGRLVPNPNMTNVVPGRVTLTVDLRDLDPDKLTRFTRTFERLGREIGQATGTTFSFQETVNSNPALADPDVMNTIEASAARLGLSRQRMPSGAGHDAQELARIAPMGMIFVPSVGGISHSPREFTRAEDVTRGANVLFNAVLALDR